A genomic segment from Limosilactobacillus sp. encodes:
- a CDS encoding sugar porter family MFS transporter has protein sequence MKKTSNGFIYTFGALGGLLFGYDIASVSGAILFIQKQLHLNSWEQGMVVSSVLIGAIIGALGTSKFLDKYGRRKLLIWAAIIFTIGALGSGFAPEYWTLLVTRIILGIGVGITSALIPAYLHELAPKSMHGAVATMFQLMVMIGILLAYILNYTFQSMYTGWRWMLGFAALPAIILFFGALFLPESPRFLVKIGKLDDARAVLMNTNKGNVEAVNTAMTEIQESAQQKQGGWNELFSSDVRPALVTGLGAAIFQQVIGSNSVIFYAPTIFTKVGWGVAAALLAHIGIGIVNVIVTVVAMMMMDHVDRKKMLTVGSCGMGLSLFVMAAILKMDSGSQAAAYVSAIALTVYIAFYACTWAPITWVYIGEVFPLNIRGLGTSLCSATNWLADMVVSLTFPSMLAAFDIDNTFIIYGCICVLSIFVIHHYFLETRGKSLEEIEATMRKMTAAKAAKNN, from the coding sequence GTGAAAAAGACTTCAAACGGATTTATTTACACTTTTGGTGCCTTGGGTGGTTTGCTCTTCGGTTACGATATTGCGTCAGTTTCCGGGGCCATCCTCTTTATCCAAAAGCAACTTCATTTAAACTCCTGGGAACAAGGGATGGTTGTTTCATCCGTTCTGATCGGTGCGATTATCGGTGCCCTCGGAACCAGTAAGTTCCTTGATAAGTATGGTCGTCGTAAGCTGTTGATCTGGGCCGCCATTATCTTCACGATTGGTGCCCTCGGTTCTGGTTTCGCTCCTGAATACTGGACCCTGCTGGTTACCCGGATTATCCTGGGGATCGGTGTCGGGATCACATCTGCTTTGATTCCTGCCTACCTGCACGAATTGGCTCCAAAGAGCATGCACGGTGCGGTTGCCACGATGTTCCAGCTGATGGTTATGATCGGGATTCTGTTAGCCTACATTCTGAACTACACGTTCCAAAGCATGTACACTGGTTGGCGTTGGATGTTAGGATTTGCTGCATTACCTGCAATTATCTTATTCTTCGGTGCACTCTTCCTGCCAGAAAGTCCACGTTTCCTGGTTAAGATTGGTAAGTTGGATGATGCCCGGGCCGTTCTGATGAACACCAACAAGGGCAATGTTGAAGCCGTTAACACGGCCATGACCGAAATTCAAGAATCTGCTCAACAAAAGCAGGGTGGTTGGAACGAACTGTTCAGTTCCGACGTTCGTCCTGCCCTGGTTACCGGACTTGGTGCCGCTATCTTCCAGCAGGTTATTGGTTCAAACTCAGTTATTTTCTACGCACCAACGATCTTCACTAAGGTTGGTTGGGGTGTTGCCGCCGCTCTGCTCGCCCACATCGGGATCGGGATTGTCAACGTTATCGTTACCGTTGTTGCCATGATGATGATGGACCACGTTGACCGGAAGAAGATGCTGACGGTTGGTTCTTGTGGGATGGGTCTGTCACTCTTCGTGATGGCCGCCATCCTGAAGATGGACAGTGGTTCTCAAGCCGCTGCCTACGTCAGTGCCATTGCCCTGACCGTTTACATTGCCTTCTACGCATGTACTTGGGCCCCAATCACCTGGGTTTACATCGGTGAAGTCTTCCCATTGAACATCCGTGGTTTAGGGACCTCACTTTGTTCTGCTACCAACTGGTTAGCCGACATGGTTGTTTCCCTGACCTTCCCATCAATGCTGGCTGCATTTGACATTGACAACACCTTCATCATTTATGGATGCATCTGTGTTCTTTCTATCTTCGTCATTCACCACTACTTCCTTGAAACTCGTGGTAAGTCCCTCGAAGAGATTGAAGCTACGATGCGGAAGATGACTGCTGCCAAGGCCGCAAAGAACAACTAA
- a CDS encoding D-alanine--D-alanine ligase family protein: MAQKLQVALLFGGNSSEHDVSKRSAHNIYDALDKDKYDISLFMFTKDGILLNNEASQRIFDGEPEDQVVADAYAKMDLDRPLAPIMALNELEHIDFFYPVIHGNLGEDGTIQGLFKLLNKPYVGSNIAASAMSFDKDLTKKILNEAGIRNTPYVLLTPENRADYSWDAIEEQLGDLVFIKPAKQGSSVGIHKVTNADEYEAALDDAFKYDFKVLAEQGVANPQEVEISILGNEHPIASKLGAIRVPEGDPFYDYENKFVDASGVVFELPVKLPQYLTDEITDMALRAYKALDMKGLCRIDFLVDENNVPYLSEPNTLPGFTNISLYPQMWEVSGISYSDLVDRLIQLGLEEFKRNSQITYDFKELGTEHVGKKKFN, translated from the coding sequence ATGGCACAGAAGTTACAAGTTGCCCTGCTCTTTGGTGGCAATTCTTCCGAACACGATGTTTCTAAGCGCTCAGCACACAATATTTACGACGCACTCGATAAGGACAAGTATGATATCAGCCTGTTCATGTTTACCAAGGACGGAATCCTGCTGAACAACGAAGCTTCGCAGCGGATCTTCGATGGTGAGCCTGAGGATCAGGTGGTCGCTGATGCCTACGCCAAGATGGATCTTGACCGGCCGCTGGCACCAATCATGGCCTTAAACGAGCTGGAGCACATCGACTTCTTCTACCCGGTCATTCACGGGAACCTCGGGGAAGACGGAACGATCCAGGGCCTGTTCAAGCTGTTGAACAAGCCGTACGTGGGCTCCAACATCGCGGCCAGTGCCATGTCATTTGACAAGGACCTGACCAAGAAGATCTTGAACGAAGCCGGGATTCGCAACACGCCATACGTCCTGCTGACGCCGGAAAACCGTGCGGACTACTCCTGGGACGCAATCGAAGAACAACTCGGCGACCTGGTCTTCATCAAGCCGGCCAAGCAGGGATCATCGGTTGGTATTCACAAGGTAACCAACGCCGACGAGTACGAGGCCGCACTTGACGACGCCTTCAAGTACGACTTTAAGGTTCTGGCCGAGCAGGGGGTTGCCAACCCACAGGAAGTGGAGATTTCCATCCTGGGCAACGAGCACCCGATCGCTTCCAAGCTGGGGGCCATTCGCGTTCCAGAAGGGGACCCATTCTACGACTACGAGAACAAGTTCGTCGACGCCAGTGGGGTGGTCTTCGAGCTGCCAGTTAAGCTGCCACAGTACCTGACCGATGAGATTACCGACATGGCGCTGCGGGCTTACAAGGCCCTGGACATGAAGGGCCTGTGTCGGATTGACTTCCTGGTTGATGAGAACAACGTGCCATACCTGAGTGAACCCAACACCCTGCCTGGCTTCACCAACATCAGCCTTTACCCGCAGATGTGGGAAGTTTCCGGCATCAGCTACTCCGACCTCGTTGACCGCCTGATCCAACTGGGCCTGGAGGAATTCAAGCGCAACAGCCAGATTACCTACGACTTTAAGGAACTGGGGACCGAGCACGTCGGCAAGAAGAAGTTTAATTAA
- a CDS encoding helix-turn-helix domain-containing protein codes for MKLRGNVLKQIRRKRGLSQTALAEGICTQATISLMEKQNRLPKMDILTAICERLNIPTDRIVENEVSGVNDTFNQVDELMTAHKFAQAEKLLDTIKVKTLESDFDKQRYYYLLGMVQAENDQIDDAIFNFELVLTQFATTSANVYLAMTTAGMAMAYLKRHDRERAIRLTNRSVKLIDNKKLIGSLHQWASINDQIANLYLKLDDPDSAIEMANRGIELCRKHDSLFLLDELYLCLGKAYIAKGDNEEAREALEVAKSLSIARHGTLMEEDIQQELAKLK; via the coding sequence ATGAAACTCCGTGGAAACGTATTAAAGCAAATTCGCCGCAAAAGGGGCTTATCGCAGACGGCACTCGCCGAAGGAATCTGTACTCAAGCGACGATTAGTTTGATGGAAAAGCAAAACCGCTTGCCGAAGATGGATATCTTAACAGCAATTTGCGAACGGTTAAACATTCCAACTGACCGGATTGTGGAGAACGAGGTCAGCGGGGTCAACGATACCTTTAACCAGGTCGATGAACTCATGACCGCCCACAAGTTTGCCCAGGCCGAAAAGCTGCTGGACACGATCAAGGTCAAGACCCTGGAGAGCGATTTCGATAAGCAGCGTTACTACTACCTGTTGGGGATGGTTCAGGCTGAGAACGACCAAATCGATGACGCGATCTTCAACTTCGAACTGGTCCTGACCCAGTTTGCGACCACCAGTGCCAACGTCTACCTGGCGATGACGACCGCCGGGATGGCGATGGCCTACCTGAAGCGGCATGATCGTGAACGGGCCATTCGGCTGACCAATCGCTCGGTAAAGTTGATTGACAATAAGAAGCTGATTGGGAGCCTTCACCAGTGGGCCTCAATTAACGACCAGATTGCCAACCTCTACCTGAAGCTGGATGATCCGGACAGCGCCATTGAGATGGCTAACCGGGGAATTGAGCTCTGCCGCAAGCACGACTCACTCTTCCTCCTGGATGAACTCTACCTGTGCTTAGGGAAGGCCTACATTGCCAAGGGTGACAACGAGGAGGCCCGCGAAGCCCTGGAAGTTGCCAAGAGCCTCAGCATCGCCCGGCATGGCACCTTGATGGAAGAAGATATCCAGCAGGAGCTGGCTAAATTAAAATAA
- a CDS encoding xylulokinase has translation MDKNEIKDKIESANTALGIELGSTRIKAVLVTDDFQTIASGDFVWENELDHNIWTYPLEKVWKGIQTSYAKLAASVNEQYGVSLTKIGSIGISAMMHGYMPFNSEDQLLVPFRTWRNNITGEAAEKLTKLFGFNIPERWSIAHLYQAILNHEDHVKDITFITTLDGYVSWKLSGNKNTGIGDASGMFPIDEATKDYDTEMLKKFAQLPEVAQFSWDIKEILPKALMAGETAGHLTADGAKLLDPSGQLQAGALIAPSEGDAGTGMVATNAVRKRTGNISAGTSAFSMVVLDQKLNKVHRDIDMVTTPDGAPVAMVHTNNCSSDINAWASVFGQFARVLGVNLSPNQLYEKLFDSSLRGDQDAGGLVNFSYLSGENITKVANGRPMMVRKPNSHFTLANIFKVQLYSAFAPLKIGMDILLREEHIRTDVLIAQGGLFKTPVVAQQALADALNTPITVMSNAGEGGPWGMAVLALYAQDSKNLSLADYLDQLVFVDNESSTLYPEPESVQGYEKFIDNYKEALPAELAAGESMKLK, from the coding sequence GTGGATAAGAATGAGATTAAGGATAAAATTGAAAGCGCCAACACCGCGCTAGGTATTGAACTTGGTTCGACCCGGATTAAGGCGGTCCTGGTGACTGACGATTTTCAAACGATTGCTTCTGGTGATTTTGTGTGGGAAAACGAGCTGGATCACAACATCTGGACCTACCCGCTTGAGAAGGTTTGGAAGGGAATTCAGACCAGCTATGCCAAGTTGGCGGCCAGTGTCAACGAACAGTATGGCGTCAGCCTGACCAAGATTGGTTCAATCGGAATCAGCGCCATGATGCACGGTTACATGCCGTTCAACAGTGAAGACCAGCTGCTGGTACCGTTCCGGACCTGGCGGAACAACATCACCGGGGAAGCGGCCGAGAAGCTGACTAAGCTCTTTGGCTTCAACATCCCGGAGCGGTGGAGCATTGCCCACCTCTACCAGGCAATCCTGAACCATGAGGACCACGTCAAGGACATCACCTTTATCACCACCCTGGACGGCTACGTTTCCTGGAAGCTGTCCGGCAACAAGAACACCGGGATTGGGGATGCCTCCGGGATGTTCCCAATTGACGAGGCCACCAAGGACTACGATACGGAAATGCTGAAGAAGTTCGCCCAGCTTCCGGAAGTCGCCCAATTCAGCTGGGACATCAAGGAGATCCTGCCAAAGGCCCTGATGGCTGGTGAGACGGCTGGCCACCTGACTGCCGACGGTGCCAAGCTCCTGGACCCAAGTGGTCAGCTGCAGGCCGGTGCCTTAATTGCCCCTTCCGAAGGGGATGCCGGCACCGGGATGGTTGCCACCAACGCGGTCCGCAAGCGGACTGGTAACATCTCCGCCGGGACCTCGGCCTTCTCGATGGTGGTTCTGGACCAAAAGCTCAACAAGGTGCACCGGGACATCGACATGGTGACCACGCCGGATGGGGCCCCGGTTGCCATGGTTCACACCAACAACTGTTCTTCCGACATCAACGCCTGGGCGAGCGTCTTTGGTCAATTTGCCCGAGTCTTGGGGGTAAACCTCTCACCAAACCAACTCTACGAGAAGCTCTTTGACTCCTCCCTGCGCGGTGATCAGGATGCCGGTGGCCTGGTTAACTTCAGCTACCTGTCCGGTGAAAACATCACCAAGGTGGCTAATGGACGGCCAATGATGGTCCGCAAGCCAAACAGCCACTTTACTTTGGCTAACATCTTTAAGGTGCAGCTCTACTCCGCCTTTGCCCCACTGAAGATCGGGATGGACATCCTCTTGCGTGAGGAACACATTCGCACGGACGTTCTGATTGCACAGGGTGGGCTCTTCAAGACGCCGGTGGTTGCTCAGCAGGCCCTGGCCGATGCGCTGAACACGCCGATCACGGTCATGAGCAACGCCGGTGAGGGTGGCCCATGGGGGATGGCCGTTCTGGCCCTCTACGCCCAGGACAGCAAGAACTTAAGCCTGGCCGACTACCTGGATCAGCTGGTCTTTGTGGACAACGAAAGCTCCACTCTGTACCCAGAACCAGAAAGCGTCCAGGGCTACGAAAAGTTTATCGACAACTACAAGGAAGCCCTGCCGGCTGAACTGGCGGCGGGCGAGTCCATGAAATTAAAGTAA
- a CDS encoding GntR family transcriptional regulator → MTKYENVRKSMIESITSGQYKSGDKLPTESVLMKQYGVSRYTIRRAMGELENEHYIYKIQGGGMYVDDWQANRHRQVTNKMIGIVTTHLADYIFPSIISGIDRAISGQGYSVLLSNTHNDHDQERQSLQRMLESNVDGLILEPTQSALPNPNKDLYQQITQSNIPALFINAHYDELGLPYIQLNDRHIEYQLTSLLFNKGHKNILGIFQIDDFQGVERMRGFMDAYAQHPEYSYLSDVVMYQSTDDMAKIFKKTARHLEAEERPTAIVCYNDQLAIQIMNVVRSLGLKIPDDVSIVGFDDYLLSKYVTPGLTTAVHPKNRMGVDAGRMILSMIEGKKVEPIVYDAEIIERNSVANLNNK, encoded by the coding sequence ATGACGAAGTACGAAAATGTGCGTAAGAGCATGATTGAATCAATCACTTCGGGGCAGTACAAATCAGGCGATAAGCTGCCGACCGAATCGGTACTGATGAAGCAGTATGGAGTTAGTCGCTACACAATCCGGCGGGCCATGGGGGAGCTGGAAAACGAGCACTACATCTACAAAATTCAGGGTGGGGGAATGTACGTCGATGATTGGCAGGCCAATCGTCATCGCCAGGTCACCAATAAGATGATCGGGATCGTAACGACCCACCTGGCGGACTACATTTTCCCCAGCATTATCAGCGGGATTGACCGGGCGATCTCGGGGCAGGGCTACTCCGTCCTGTTGAGCAACACCCACAATGACCACGATCAGGAGCGGCAGAGCCTGCAGCGAATGCTGGAGAGCAACGTCGACGGGCTGATTTTGGAACCGACCCAGAGCGCCTTGCCAAATCCCAACAAGGACCTCTATCAGCAGATTACCCAGTCCAACATCCCGGCGCTCTTTATCAACGCCCACTATGACGAATTGGGACTGCCCTATATCCAATTAAATGATCGTCACATCGAGTATCAGCTCACCAGCCTCCTCTTTAACAAGGGGCACAAGAACATCCTGGGGATCTTCCAGATCGATGACTTCCAGGGGGTAGAGCGGATGCGGGGCTTTATGGATGCCTACGCCCAGCATCCCGAATACTCGTACCTAAGCGACGTGGTCATGTATCAGTCGACCGACGACATGGCGAAGATCTTTAAGAAGACCGCCCGCCACCTGGAGGCCGAGGAACGGCCAACGGCAATTGTCTGCTACAACGACCAGCTGGCCATTCAAATCATGAATGTGGTTCGGTCGCTGGGCTTAAAGATTCCGGACGACGTCAGCATCGTGGGCTTCGATGACTACCTGCTGAGCAAGTACGTCACGCCGGGCTTGACGACGGCGGTCCACCCGAAGAACCGGATGGGGGTCGACGCCGGACGAATGATTCTCTCCATGATCGAGGGGAAAAAGGTGGAACCAATTGTCTACGATGCGGAAATCATTGAACGCAATTCGGTTGCCAATTTAAATAACAAATAA
- a CDS encoding ArsR/SmtB family transcription factor, protein METTISKDYLPVYKALASPVRLRLIQLLSKEELSVADLAERMGLSATITARHLAKLEQAHIIHFQHRGHKKIARLKVDQINVHFPETIYELFNVYQTEVPVGQFTNFSVEPSCGMASRVGYIGKVDNPSYFMDPRRMDAGMVWWNNGYLEYQLPNHLEEGDQLQMIDIVAELGSEFPFSNNNWPSDITISVNGTELGFWTSPGDFSDVRGKYTPAWVPNNVNQYGLQKTFRITDHGTYLDGQPWSTVSLKDLKYDPDRFVLRFAVKSTATHNGGCTIYGHGFGNYREGLQMKVFYS, encoded by the coding sequence ATGGAAACAACGATTTCAAAGGATTATCTGCCGGTCTATAAGGCCCTGGCCAGTCCGGTGCGGTTGCGGTTGATTCAGCTGCTGTCCAAGGAGGAGCTGAGCGTGGCCGACCTGGCGGAACGGATGGGCCTGAGTGCCACGATCACCGCCAGGCACCTGGCAAAACTGGAGCAGGCGCACATCATTCATTTTCAGCACCGGGGCCACAAGAAGATCGCCCGCTTAAAGGTCGATCAGATCAACGTTCATTTTCCCGAGACCATTTATGAGCTATTCAATGTTTACCAGACCGAGGTACCGGTGGGGCAGTTCACCAACTTTTCGGTGGAGCCGTCGTGCGGGATGGCCAGCCGCGTCGGCTACATTGGCAAGGTCGACAATCCGTCCTACTTCATGGACCCGCGGCGAATGGATGCCGGCATGGTCTGGTGGAACAACGGTTACCTCGAATACCAGCTGCCCAACCACCTTGAGGAGGGTGACCAGCTGCAGATGATCGACATCGTGGCTGAGCTGGGGAGCGAATTCCCCTTCTCTAACAATAACTGGCCCTCCGACATTACGATCTCGGTCAACGGCACCGAGCTGGGCTTTTGGACCAGTCCCGGGGACTTTTCGGACGTCCGGGGGAAGTACACGCCTGCCTGGGTACCGAACAACGTCAACCAGTACGGCCTGCAGAAGACCTTCCGGATCACCGACCACGGCACCTACTTGGACGGTCAGCCCTGGTCGACGGTGTCGCTAAAGGACCTCAAATACGATCCCGACCGCTTTGTCCTCCGTTTTGCGGTTAAGTCCACGGCCACCCATAATGGTGGATGTACCATCTATGGCCACGGCTTTGGCAACTACCGTGAGGGCCTCCAGATGAAAGTTTTTTATAGCTAA
- a CDS encoding glycoside hydrolase family 43 protein, whose product MAKIEYTAPLIIQRADPYIYKHTDGYYYFTASVPAYNRIEIRRARTIEGLAHAAPRTIWRKHDQGPMSQLIWAPELHFIDGKWFIYFAAAETTAFDENGMFQHRMFCIECDKANPMRDEDDWIERGQVKTPMDSFSLDATCFELNDKLYYVWAQKDPEIKGNSNLYIAEMANPWTLKTAPVMLSKPEYDWETKVFWVNEGPAVLHRNGKLFLTYSASATDENYAMGMLTCDDGADVLDAANWSKSATPVFQSDIAHDQFGPGHNSFTIAEDGETDLMVYHCRNYTDIKGDPLYDPNRHTIVKPFTYREDGTPDFGKPVPYNYQ is encoded by the coding sequence ATGGCAAAGATTGAATATACCGCGCCACTGATTATCCAACGTGCCGATCCTTATATTTATAAGCACACGGATGGCTACTACTACTTCACCGCCTCAGTGCCGGCCTACAACCGGATTGAAATTCGGCGGGCCCGGACGATCGAGGGACTAGCCCACGCCGCTCCCCGGACCATCTGGCGCAAGCACGACCAGGGACCAATGAGTCAGCTGATTTGGGCCCCCGAGCTGCACTTCATCGACGGCAAGTGGTTCATCTACTTCGCCGCTGCGGAAACGACCGCCTTCGACGAAAACGGGATGTTCCAGCACCGGATGTTCTGCATCGAATGCGACAAGGCCAACCCAATGCGTGACGAAGACGACTGGATCGAACGCGGCCAGGTCAAGACGCCAATGGACTCCTTCTCCCTAGACGCCACCTGCTTCGAGTTAAACGACAAGCTCTACTACGTTTGGGCCCAAAAGGATCCGGAAATCAAGGGGAACTCCAACCTCTACATCGCCGAAATGGCTAACCCGTGGACCTTGAAGACCGCCCCGGTAATGCTCAGCAAGCCGGAATACGACTGGGAAACCAAGGTCTTCTGGGTTAACGAAGGTCCAGCCGTTCTGCACCGCAACGGCAAGCTCTTCTTAACCTACTCCGCCAGCGCCACTGACGAAAACTACGCCATGGGGATGCTGACCTGCGACGACGGCGCCGACGTTCTAGACGCCGCCAACTGGTCCAAGTCCGCTACACCGGTCTTCCAAAGTGACATCGCCCACGACCAATTCGGTCCCGGCCACAACTCCTTCACAATCGCTGAAGACGGTGAAACCGATCTGATGGTTTACCACTGCCGGAACTACACCGACATCAAGGGCGATCCGCTCTACGATCCAAACCGTCACACGATCGTCAAGCCATTTACTTACCGTGAAGACGGCACGCCGGACTTTGGCAAGCCGGTGCCATACAACTATCAATAA
- a CDS encoding oligosaccharide MFS transporter produces MENAENAAPQQHRSKDFWGFPVTHFSYFFTWAIVFGYLTLWLEQQAHFNGVEAGMVFSMMSGISLIFQPIFGVISDRLVMKKNLVITISAAMILIGPYFQWLFKPLLGVNSMFAAIVTGIYLSFVLNGGVSVIEQYVQRASLTNGFEYGHSRMGGSLAGAVAALVGGRLFLWSPNAIFWACTVAAVILTCCFIFSDKIHMDNVAAAGEDTSNKLDMKQIGSIFKLRNFWILSLFYMGTSAIYDVFDQQFIIFFKSFFHAAAQGTIAYSYMTSAQTALEFLLMIPMPWIINKIGSRNGLICYGVILTIRIIGSALVPSLTLVIILRLLAGLEMPLLLVSIMKYIAGAFDLRLYATVYALSSNFAKQISVFFFSSFAGKLYDQIGFQHTYLILGIIVGVVTLICAFTLTKEDPVQAGEVKESTK; encoded by the coding sequence ATGGAAAATGCAGAAAATGCGGCACCACAACAGCACCGCAGCAAGGATTTCTGGGGATTCCCAGTTACGCACTTTAGCTACTTCTTTACCTGGGCAATTGTCTTTGGTTATTTAACCCTCTGGCTGGAACAGCAGGCCCACTTCAACGGGGTCGAGGCCGGGATGGTCTTCTCCATGATGTCCGGGATCTCACTGATCTTCCAACCAATCTTCGGGGTCATCTCCGACCGGCTGGTAATGAAGAAAAACCTGGTCATCACGATCTCCGCAGCGATGATCTTAATCGGCCCTTACTTCCAATGGCTCTTTAAGCCGCTGCTCGGCGTCAACAGCATGTTTGCTGCCATCGTCACCGGGATTTACCTCAGTTTCGTGCTGAACGGTGGGGTTTCGGTCATTGAGCAGTACGTTCAGCGGGCCAGCCTGACCAACGGCTTCGAATACGGGCACTCTCGGATGGGTGGTTCCCTGGCCGGTGCCGTTGCTGCCCTGGTTGGTGGACGTCTCTTCCTCTGGAGCCCGAACGCCATTTTCTGGGCATGTACCGTTGCCGCCGTTATCCTGACCTGCTGCTTCATCTTCAGCGACAAGATTCACATGGATAACGTTGCTGCCGCCGGTGAAGATACCTCTAACAAGCTGGACATGAAGCAAATTGGCTCCATCTTCAAGCTCCGCAACTTCTGGATCCTGTCCCTCTTCTACATGGGGACTTCCGCCATTTACGACGTCTTCGATCAGCAGTTCATTATCTTCTTCAAGTCATTCTTCCACGCCGCCGCTCAAGGGACCATCGCCTACTCCTACATGACGAGTGCCCAGACGGCATTGGAATTCTTGCTGATGATCCCAATGCCATGGATCATTAACAAGATTGGTTCTCGAAACGGTCTGATCTGCTACGGGGTCATCCTGACGATCCGGATCATCGGTTCCGCCCTGGTCCCAAGCCTGACCCTGGTTATTATCCTGCGGCTGCTAGCCGGTCTAGAAATGCCACTGCTGCTGGTTTCCATCATGAAGTACATCGCCGGGGCCTTTGACCTACGTCTGTACGCCACTGTCTACGCCCTCTCGTCGAACTTTGCTAAACAGATATCGGTCTTCTTCTTCTCATCCTTTGCAGGTAAGCTTTACGACCAAATCGGTTTCCAACACACTTACCTGATCTTAGGGATCATCGTCGGGGTTGTGACCCTGATCTGTGCCTTCACCCTGACCAAGGAAGACCCTGTTCAGGCCGGTGAAGTAAAGGAAAGCACCAAGTAG
- a CDS encoding L-ribulose-5-phosphate 4-epimerase, whose protein sequence is MLEELKQEVYEANMQLPKLGLVTFTWGNVSGIDREKGLFVIKPSGVPYDQLKPSDMVVVNLKGEVVEGEMNPSSDTPTHTYLYNHFPKIGGIVHTHSPWAVSFAAARMDIPALNTTHADTFYTDVPAADALTKEEIEEDYEGNTGKVIVRSFKERGLDYEATPAALVMQHGPFAWGPTPDKAVYNAKVLEVVAEEDYHSLQLTRRDIHLPQYLLDKHYYRKHGKNAYYGQNNAHSKDHAKHEN, encoded by the coding sequence ATGCTCGAAGAATTAAAGCAAGAAGTCTATGAAGCAAACATGCAGCTGCCAAAGCTCGGCCTGGTAACCTTTACCTGGGGGAACGTTTCCGGGATTGACCGGGAAAAGGGACTCTTCGTCATCAAGCCGTCCGGGGTACCTTACGACCAATTGAAGCCATCCGACATGGTGGTCGTTAACCTGAAGGGGGAAGTTGTCGAAGGGGAAATGAACCCATCCAGCGACACCCCAACCCACACCTACCTTTACAACCACTTCCCGAAGATTGGTGGGATCGTTCACACCCACTCACCATGGGCGGTATCCTTTGCGGCTGCCCGGATGGACATCCCGGCCTTGAACACGACCCACGCCGATACCTTCTACACCGACGTTCCAGCCGCCGATGCTCTGACGAAGGAAGAAATCGAAGAGGACTACGAGGGCAACACCGGGAAGGTCATCGTGCGCTCATTTAAGGAACGGGGATTAGACTACGAGGCCACCCCGGCAGCCCTGGTAATGCAGCACGGCCCATTTGCTTGGGGACCGACGCCGGACAAGGCCGTCTACAATGCTAAGGTTCTGGAAGTCGTTGCGGAGGAAGATTATCACTCACTGCAATTGACGCGCAGGGACATTCACCTGCCTCAGTACCTGTTAGACAAGCACTACTACCGGAAGCACGGTAAGAACGCCTACTATGGCCAAAACAACGCCCACAGCAAGGATCATGCCAAGCATGAGAACTAG